A genomic region of Plasmodium vivax chromosome 1, whole genome shotgun sequence contains the following coding sequences:
- a CDS encoding protein kinase, putative (encoded by transcript PVX_093670A) codes for MGSTPAQIREDVVMESDPSSMKKKQQTGGGLPSTGKHTPPGSANYEKKVSFEEGTLSKGQRWNAHGSVSTNTYFHYCSVDESTSHQNSNESYLSMGTTLEVEGKMANLLYNRSNTLKEDSKVFLSEHEIFAPNGEAVDVRGENGYGERSNLHGGGGKKRDLVSTNEALKKGRYPPGGVAANSKSNHEDKTVAHRRKNPLGRSPKCQAANPARWDTSDGAHDPKLQRESTHAIAEEPPASGKKRTSNSTGKKVEDHTIRNTSSCDERKREEYVSASNSRLDDRMSGDQMDSRNYTFCYENSLQSGLSKSAHSSSLVDYVNSQQSSLTTEYGERCPEEGPHKSDGTPGSPPSDEPSYVSSEVQDSLYNSVVKNMEREIRTLDGFQQGGVAAEGEVVSGKVVEDAKEDDVLTYEGIPPPVEASPAKCAAAEEDAVSIFFKGDRRFFNFDLPASEIIERKSFEIIEMISEGSFGTVYKALWQNKIVAVKKSHIHMSLEGMRSIAREVNTYRSVSHESIVKYYGVCIDEAFIGIVLEYIPRGNVFDMLYNGTLVVPYEVRLQMAVQLVQVVNYLHSVKRFVHRDLKTSNFLFDEEYNLKICDFGKTRKLNADGKIILEDNGGSPRYMAPECFIEENSISEKSDIWGLACCLIEIFANQIPFQHIKHKEDVVLEILVKKQKPNVPDCFHPKLHKLLERSFSIDPEERPSCEEYLQLLLEFYSKNTVC; via the exons ATGGGGAGTACGCCAGCACAGATAAGAGAAGACGTGGTCATGGAGAGCGATCCGTCCAgtatgaagaaaaagcagcaaaCCGGTGGGGGCCTCCCCTCGACGGGGAAGCACACCCCTCCTGGTAGTGCCAACTATGAAAAGAAAGTCAGTTTCGAGGAAGGGACCCTCTCCAAAGGGCAAAGGTGGAATGCTCACGGAAGCGTCTCCACGAATACATACTTCCACTACTGCAGCGTTGATGAGAGCACCTCCCACCAAAACAGCAATGAAAGTTACCTCTCCATGGGCACTACCCTAGAggtggaggggaaaatggCCAACCTGCTTTACAATCGGAGTAACACTCTAAAGGAGGACAGTAAGGTGTTCCTATCAGAGCATGAAATTTTTGCTCCAAACGGGGAGGCAGTTGATGTGCGAGGTGAGAATGGGTATGGTGAGAGAAGTAATTTacacggagggggggggaaaaagagggATCTGGTGTCTACCAACGAGGCActgaaaaaggggaggtaCCCTCCTGGAGGGGTTGCCGCCAATTCGAAGAGCAACCACGAGGATAAAACGGTTGCTCATAGGAGGAAGAACCCATTGGGGAGGTCTCCCAAGTGTCAAGCTGCTAACCCTGCGAGGTGGGACACATCTGATGGGGCGCATGATCCAAAGTTGCAAAGGGAATCCACCCACGCGATTGCGGAAGAACCCCCTGCtagcggcaaaaaaaggacgtcCAATTCGACTGGGAAGAAGGTAGAAGATCACACAATAAGAAACACCTCATCATGCGATGAACGGAAGAGGGAAGAATATGTCTCCGCTTCCAACTCCAGGTTGGATGACCGCATGTCTGGAGATCAAATGGACTCGAGGAATTACACCTTTTGTTATGAAAACAGCTTACAGAGCGGTCTGTCGAAGAGTGCCCATAGCTCTAGCTTGGTGGACTATGTAAATTCTCAACAGAGTAGCCTCACTACTGAGTATGGGGAGCGGTGTCCGGAGGAGGGGCCTCACAAAAGTGATGGCACCCCGGGTAGTCCCCCTAGCGATGAGCCCTCCTACGTCAGTAGCGAAGTGCAAGATAGTCTCTACAATTCTGTGGTGAAGAACATGGAGAGGGAAATTAGGACCTTGGACGGGTtccagcaggggggggtagCAGCGGAGGGAGAGGTGGTCAGCGGCAAGGTAGTGGAAGACGCAAAAGAGGATGATGTACTGACTTACGAGGGGAtacccccccctgtggaagCCTCCCCTGCCAAATGCGCCGCAGCGGAAGAAGACGCGGTGAGCATATTCTTCAAGGGGGACAGAAGGTTCTTCAACTTCGACCTCCCCGCTAGCGAAATAATCGAACGGAAGAGCTTCGAAATAATCGAAATGATCAGCGAGGGAAGCTTCGGCACCGTTTACAAGGCCCTGTGGCAGAACAAAATCGTTGCCGTGAAGAAGTCCCACATCCACATGTCCCTGGAGGGCATGCGGTCCATCGCGCGCGAGGTGAACACGTACCGCTCCGTTTCGCACGAGAGCATTGTGAAGTATTACG GAGTCTGCATAGACGAAGCCTTCATAGGCATCGTCCTGGAGTACATCCCCAGAGGGAACGTCTTCGACATGCTGTACAACGGCACGCTGGTTGTGCCTTACGAGGTTCGCCTGCAGATGGCTGTCCAGCTCGTGCAGGTGGTTAACTACCTTCACtcggttaagcggttcgtCCACCGGGATTTGAAGACGAGCAACTTTTTGTTCGACGAGGAG TATAACCTAAAAATATGCGACTTTGGAAAAACGAGGAAGTTAAACGCAGacgggaaaataattttggagGACAACGGAGGCTCCCCCAGATACATGGCCCCGGAGTGTTTCATCGAAG agaaCTCCATAAGTGAGAAGTCGGACATCTGGGGCTTGGCGTGTTGCCTCATTGAGATTTTCGCCAACCAAATTCCGTTTCAGCACATAAAGCATAAGGAAG ACGTTGTCTTAGAAATTTTGGTCAAAAAGCAGAAGCCAAACGTGCCCGACTGCTTCCACCCCAAATTGCACAAACTGTTGGAGAGGAGTTTCAGCATAGACCCTGAGGAAAGACCCTC